Below is a window of Candidatus Dependentiae bacterium DNA.
TAAACTTAGTTGAATTGTCTTGGAAAGGGCAGCCACAGAGAGTGAAAGCCTCGTAAACAGAAATTTACAAACATAGTAGTTTATGTTCCCAAGTACTGCAGAGCACGTGAAATTCTGTAGGAATCTGCCCCGACCATGGGGTAAGGCTAAATACTACCTAATGACCGATAGTGAACAAGTACCGCGAGGGAAAGGTGAAAAGAACCCCGGAAGGGGAGTGAAATAGAATCTGAAACCAATTGTCTACAATCGGTAGAAGCGATGTATACGTACGCGCAACTACGTACCTTTTGCATAATGAGCCAACGAGTTATTCTTACGTTGCAAGGTTAAGCTTTTAAGAGCGGAGCCGTAGCGAAAGCGAGTCTGAATAGGGCGTTAGTAACGTGGGATAGACCCGAAACCTAGCGAGCTACCTATGTCCAGGCTGAAATCTCAGTAAAATGAGATGGAGGGCCGAACCGGTGAAGGTTGAAAACTTCTCGGATGAGGTGTGGGTAGGAGTGAAAGGCTAATCAAGCTGGGAAATAGCTGGTTCTCCCCGAAATATATTTAGGTATAGCCTTGTTGGATTTTGTGTGGTGGTAAAGCACAGTTTAGTCTTTGGGCGCGCAAGCGTACCGGGATTTTACTAACTCTGAATGCCATGCAAATCAGAAGACAGGAGACAGACTGTGGGGGATAAGCTTCATAGTCGAGAGGGAAACAGCCCAGACCATCAGCTAAGGTCCCAAAATGTTCGTTAAGTGGTAAAAGAAGTGAAAATACACAGACAGCCAGGATGTTGGCTTAGAAGCAGCCATCATTTAAAGAAAGCGTAACAGCTCACTGGTCAAGTGTTTTTGCGCTGAAAAACGATCGGGGCTAAACGAACTACCGAAGCTATGGCTCATAAATAAACTCCGGTTTATTTATGTGGGGTAGGGGAGCGTTCTTTGATAGATACAAGCTTGACCGTAAGGACAGGTGTCGTTGATCAAAGAAGTGAGAATGTTGGTATAAGTAACGAAAAAATAGGTGAAATTCCTGTTCGCCGTAAGTCTAAGGTTTCCGTGAGAACGGTTCATCCACTCAGGGTTAGTCGATACCTAAGCCGAGGCCAGTTGGAGTAGGCGATGGAAAGCAGGTTAAATATTCCTGCACCGCGCACTAGCGTTTGAGCGATGGGGTGACGCAGTAGGGCAGGTTGACTTGGATTAAGGATTGCCAAGCTAAGCATTTAGGAGTGTATTGTAGGTAAATCCGCAGTACTAAAACCTCTGAGGTGTTATGGGTATATTGATTCTTAGGAAAAAATGTATTCGACTGATCCCACACTGACTAGAAAAACCTCTAGCGAGCTAAATGCGTGATCGTACCGCAAACCGACACAGGTAGACGGGCTGAAAATGCTCAGGCGTTGAGATAAGTATCATTAAGGAACTCGGCAAAATGGCTCCGTAACTTCGGGATAAGGAGTGCCTCTCTTGTTATTAAATCACTGATTTAAGAGGCAAGAGCAGGCTTCAACAAAGAGGCCCAGCCGACTGTTTAACAAAAACACAGGGCAATGCAAACTCGTAAGAGGAAGTATATTGTCTGACGCCTGCCCAGTGCTGGACGGTTAATAAGAGATGTTAACGCGTAAGCGTGAAGCGTTGAATTGAAGCCCCAGTAAACGGCGGCCGTAACTATAACGGTCCTAAGGTAGCGAAATCCCTTGTCAGGTAAATTCTGACCCGCATGAATGGCGTAACGAGTTGGGCGCTGTCTTAATGATATACTCAGTGAATTTGTAGTGCAGGTGAAAATGCCTGCTTCCCGCGACAGGACGGAAAGACCCCGTGCACCTTTACTATAACTTGACATTGATTTTTGGATTGATTTGTGTAGGATAGGCGGGAGACTTTGATGCTAAGGCGCTAGCTTTAGCGGAGTCGTCGTTGAAATACCGCCCTGATTAGTTTGAAGATCTAACTTCATTCCGTAATCCGGGTGAAAGACAATGTCAGGCGGGTAGTTTGACTGGGGTGGTCGCCTCCCAAAATGTAACGGAGGCGTTCGAAGGTTCCCTCAAAACGAATAGAAATCGTTGGTAGAGCGTAAAGGCATAAGGGAGCTTGACTGCGAGACAAACAAGTCGAGCAGGTGCGAAAGCAGGACTTAGTGATCCAGTGGTTCCGAATGGAAGGGCCATTGCTAAACGGATAAAAGGTACGCCGGGGATAACAGGCTGATCTCCTCTGAGAGTCCTCATCGACGAGTAGGTTTGGCACCTCGATGTCGGATCATCGCATCCTGGGGCTGGAGAAGGTCCCAAGGGTTTGGCTGTTCGCCAATTAAAGCGGTACGTGACCTGGGTTCAGACCGTCGTAAGACAGGTCGGTCCTTATCCGTCGTGGGCGTAGGGTATTTGAGAGGAGCTGTCCCTAGTACGAGAGGACCGGGATGGGCGAACCTCTGGTGTTCCAATTGTTTAACAAAAGCAACGTTGGGTAGCTAGGTTTGTAAGAGATAACCGCTGAAAGCATCTAAGTGGGAAACTCGCCTCAAGATAAGATACCCCGACTAACTTCGGTTAGTCATAAGATCCCTTGAAGACTACAAGGTTGATAGGCTGGGTGTGTAAGCGCAGTAATGCGTTCAGCTAACCAGTACTAATAGATCGAATGTTTTAATCACGCTCAAATAATCTCGGTAATAATGTTCTGTAAATTCTACCGATAAGCTTAGATCACTTATAGCAATGCACAAGAAAAAATTTTGATAGATTGTAAAAGTTTCCTGGTGGGGATAGTTGCAGGGTCACACCCGTTCCCATCCCGAACACGGAAGTTAAGATTGCAACGTCGATGATACTTGGCTGGTAACGGCCTGGGAAAGTAGATACTGCCAGGGTAAATTTTAGAAAACCTCGATGTAAAAGTCGGGGTTTTCTTTTTTTAAGGATCATTTTTTTATTTTACGATCGTATGCACTAATTCGTCAAATCCATTTCGCGTTTTCCATTGTGTCATCTATGTTAATTTTTATATTTACATACATAGTTAAATTTTTCAGCTCCCCATTTTAGTTGTTTTTTTAATTTACGAAAGGAGCAAATCATGAACAAAATACTGTTGTTTTCTTTGCTGGTAATCTTAGTTGCGAATCACTCAAATTGTATGCAGGAAACCGAAATTGATGGTATGAACCTTGAACAGATTATAGCGGTTTCTGCAACGATCCACAGTCTTCAAGACGATGCTTCCAATCCGCTGAATTTAACTGCGGTTAATACCTTTTATGATGTATGTCGTCATCCAGGTGCAGAGGTTGAGGATCCAAATATCATCAAAATCCTAACGGAAAAAAATTTGATTCAAGCAGGTGAGAAAAAAGTCGCCGCTGAAGTTGCAACAATCGTTCGAGCAACTATTTTGAATGATCAAAACAGCTAAAATATGGCGACTTCTTTATGCAATGGATTGTCATGATCCGTTTGCAGATTGTTTTTTCTTCAGATACAATTGTCATGGGTATTGGTATTTGGCAATAAATGCTAAATAATTTTTTTAATTTATTTTCATTAGGGGTTTTTATGAAAAAGCTATTGTTTAGTGGATTAATATATTTGGTTATGACGGGCCCTGTTGTGGCAATGGAGAATGATAAGAAATTTCAGGCAGCACTAGAAGATGTTGAAACTCTGGCCACGCTTGAGATATTTGAAGCCCTTAAAGAAATCGAAGCAGAGTGGTCCCCGTCAATTGCCAATAATATTCGCTATGAATTTAATAAATCGGTAAAAGATGAAAATTATACAATTACTGAAGTTAACTCAGTGCAACTTGCAAAAAAGAAATTAGTAAATTCAGCGCAAAAAAAGGTTGCGCCTCATGTTCGAGAAATAATGCTCAAAGCGGCCGCAAAACAAAAGAAAGAATCAGAAGCAATTGACGCACTCGAAATATTAGGACAATTAAAAAAATAATATCTAATTTTAGTATTATCAATTGAGTTTTTATTAGGGGTTTTATGAAAAAATTATTATTTCAAGGCTTAATTATTTTAGCAGGAATGAGCAGTATTTTGGCTATGGAACAGCCTCAAGAGCAAACTGAGGAAGAAAAATTAGCTATAAAAAACGAATACTTAGCTTTATATGTTGATCTGTCAAAGGCCTACAATGAGCTTAAGAATCCAGAAGAACCGCTTAATTTTCAAGCTCTGGAGCATTTGCAGGCAGCATGTGATGATTTAGAATATCAAGTGCCAAGTCCTGCAAAAGAATTATTACAAGAAAAAGGATTTCTACTTGAAGGCGAAAGCTCTATCGATCCAATAGCTGCAGCAATGATGAAAGAAGCGATCTTGCCAAATGACCAAGGACCTCACTAGGCAAATCAATGGATTAACAATACTTCAGAAATTTCGATATAAAATAAGTGATTTAAAACGTTTTAGGGCCGAGTAATAACTCGGCTCTTTTTTATGGAAAAACATTGATCGCGCTGATTTTGTGTATTCTGATTAATTTCTGCTAAATTATTGAGAAATCTATTTCGTACATGTTTAACTATGAGAATGCGTATGAAGCTTTTATTTGTAATTTTTTTACTGTTCCCTTTTAGTATTTTTTCAATGGAAGATCCAAGCTTATTTGTTAGAAAAGAAATGAAAGAACATTATAAAAATTGCTTGGCAACAATAAAATTTTGGCGCGCAAGCAAAAATAGTATTAAAAAAAATGCGCTGCAGCATCTTATTGCTTCCTGCTACAATCAAGATTATGAAATACCAGAAGAGTCGAGAGAAATTTTAATTAAACATAACATTTTGGGCGAATCAGAAAAGCATGCCCCCGAATTATTAGTTGAATGTGTTAAAGAAGCTAGAAAACAGGTATCTATGAATAAAAGATTACGAATAAAGTAGGTGAAGATGGATTCTTTTTTAGCTCAATTACCCAAAGCTGAACTGCATGTTCATCTAGAGGGGACGCTAGCTCCAGAATTAATGTTTATTATTGCAGACCGGAATAAGTTGAAACTGCCTTATAAAACAGTGGATGAAGTATCCGCTGCGTTTAAGTTCACCAATTATGATGAGTTTGCGAGAGCGTATAGAAGCCTGACTTCAATTATGCACACCGAGCAAGATTTTTATGATGTTGCATATGCGTATGCAAAACGAGTCCATGCCCAAGGAGTTCTTCATCTTGAAATGACATTCGATTTTGACACCTATTTACCTCGCGCAATTAATCCTGGCATTATTGTTAACGGCATTTATGAAGCGTTTGTTGATGCGCGGCGCGATATTGGTATTACGACCAATATGATCTTGTGCCTTTTGCGCCATCTTGATGAGGCGGTTGCTTTAAATACATTAAAGCTTTCAATTCCGTACAAAGACAAAATTATTGCGATCGGTTTAGCTTCGTATGAAGCGAGCAATCCGCCAACTAAATTTATGAAAGCATTTAACTACGCGCGAGAACTTGGCTATCGAACGACAGCGCATGTAGGAGAGAATGCCGGGCCTGAAAATATTTGGCAGACAATTGATTTGCTGAAAGCGGATCGAATTGATCATGGAGTGCGATGCATTCAAGACGAAAAATTAGTTGCAGAATTGATAAAGAGGCGCATTCCGCTTACCGTTTGCCCGATTTCCAATATTAAAACCGGAATTTTTCCAACAATTGACGCGCATCCGCTTAAAAGAATGCTAGATGCCGGGCTTATGGTTTCAATTAATTCTGATGATCCAGTTTTCTTCGGGGCGGAATTACTTGATAACTATGGAATGGCATATAATGAGGGAGGTCTCTCTCGGGAAGATATAATAGCCTGCGCTAGGAATTCATTTGTTTCAGCTTTTATTTCAGATGACCGAAAAAACGATTATCTCAAAATGCTAAATGAAGCAATAAAGACAAACTGATTTAAAGAAGTGCTATTTTTGTTCTCAGTTGCGGCCTAATTTTCATATACTTAAGAAAAAAGGAGAAGCATATGAAGAAATATGGGCTAGCATTTATGATTTGTTCACTTTCTCTTGAAGCGATGAATATGCAAAAAACAATGATTGGTTTTGCTGTAGGAGTGCAGGGAACCATGAACGATGATGCTGAAATAAAATATCGAGAAAAGAGAGATGATAAAGATGAAAATAACGAAGCAGAAAGCATCATATTAAAGCAAGCTAATAGCTCTAAGGAAAAGCTCTATTCACGGATGAATAGAGTTCAATCAAGGAAAAAAAACCTTAGCGCTAAACTGTAATTGGTTGGTCGACAAATGGGTAATTAGCCGGTACGATACTTTTAGTGTAAAACAACTCTTTATTTTATATAATAATATAGAAGTGCCGATGCGATTCTCTATTTTTGTTTTTTGGGCTTTTGCGTTTGTTCAAACAATTTTTCCAATGATTAATCAAAGCAGTACGCAACCAGAAAGAATATCGAATAATCAAAGACCAATTGCTTCCACACAACAAAAATCTCCGGCGGATATACAAAGTACGAAAAATGATTCTCAGACTAGCTCAACAAACGCGCCCTACGCTATCCCGCCAGGTAGTCGTTTTTATTTTTATAATTGAGTTTGGCTATTGTTGATATCGCCACTGCCAATCAAACCAAAATGAGCGTCTCATTACCGATTTATAATGAGTGAACGATTCAAAGCTTTTTTTGCCATGGTATGAGCCAAAGCCGCTTGCACCGACTCCGCCAAATGGCAGATGAAGATTTGCATATTGTACTATGGCATCATTAATACAGATGCTTCCAGCGCATACATTATTAATAATGTGATTTTGCAATCGTTTGCTTTTGCTGAAAAAATAGCAAGCAAGCGGTTTAGGCATTGTTTTTAGTTTTTCAAGAATCATATCAATTTTGTTATACGATATAATGGGCAATACAGGCCCAAAAATTTCTTCATGAACGATTGGATCTACAAATGTCGTTTTGGTTAGGGTAGGTTCAATCAGCAATGAGATTTTTTGTGCATCGCCTCCAGCAACAATAGTTTGTGTTTCCAAAAGTTTATCAAGACGCTCAAAATGAAATTGATTTACAATACGTGCAAATGGATATTTTGCATCTTGATACCATTCTTTCATGATAGCTTTCATCTCGTGAATAAATGGCTCTTCAATTTGCTGATCGACAAGCAGATAATTTGGAGCTAAGCAGCTTTGTCCAGCATTATAGAATTTAGCCCAAACGATTCTTCGCGCTGCAATTTCTATGTCTATTTCCTTATCAACAATGCATGGGTTGCAACCACCCAATTCAAGAGTTAAGGGCGTTAGATTTTGTGCGGCCGCGCTCATTACAAGTTTGCCGACGCGAGTGCTGCCGGTAAAAAAAATGTGATCAAATGGTAGAGTAACCAAATCTTGCGCTCTTGATGCATCTGCCTGAACGACTGATATGTATCCAGGATCAAATGTTGAGGAAATGAGTTTTGCAAGCGCTTCCGATGTTGCTGGTGAAAACTCCGAAGGTTTTAAGATTGCGCAATTTCCTGCACTTATTGCACCAACGAGTGGCATTATGGTTAAAGCGATTGGGAAATTCCAAGGGCTCATAATTAATACTACGCCTTTGGGTTCTGCAATAATCATGCTTGCGGTAGGGAAAAAAACAACTGGCGTTTTAACTCGTTTTTCTGCAGCCCAACAAGTCAAATAGTTGCAATGAAAGTCTATTTCCTTCAGGCAGATTTCGATTTCGCTTTCCCATGTTTCATGCTTTGATTTATTTAAATCAGCATGAAGTGCCGCAAGAAGCAATTGTTTATTTTCCGTTAGAGCGGACTTGAGTTTTTGAAGCGAATTTAAACGAAAACACAGACAGCGGGTTTGACCTGATTCAAAAAACGAGCGTGAGCGTGAAACTATATGATAATTATTCATCCAGTTTTTTTAATGTTGCAGCAAAACGGTTATTAAATTCTTCGTCTCCCAATTCTGCTCGAGCGAGAATGATAAGTTGGGGATCTACATCGGGACGCAAAGCATTCGTGCTGTCCCAACATTTGTTTATAGGAGTCAGGTTGGTATGTTTTGCGACAACTGTTTTATGAAAATGTTCTGTCGCTACTGCAATTGATTCTTTTGGAGATTCTGGCTGATGGCCCATGCCCGACAGCGCTACCGTCCAAATCGATAAAATGAAGACGCTCATTAATTTTCGCATAAATATATCCCTTTTTTAATATATTTTTTTATATCCTAATCGGAAAAGTTATTTTATGCCATATTCATTCAACGTCTTTAAGAGTGCTTTATAGCCGCTACTATTTGTATCTAAATTATTTCCCATTGCTTTGATAGCTTTTTGAGCATCTATGGCTTTCGCTTGTGCAAAATCCTTCTTTCCTTCTTTTTCGTATGCTTTAATTAAGCGATTATATGCGTATGCTAATCGTTTATTAATGAGCTTAATATCTTTTGAGCGCACAGGCTTTTCTGCCATTTTTGTCAGCGTATTGATAATATCATTCAGTTCGCTTGTGCTCGCTGTTTTTGAAAAGAGAATAATTGAAGCGTTTACAATTCCAATTCTTTCTTTTAGAAGCTCTTGTGCATCATCTAGTTCCGGGGTGTACGGCGCTTTTGGGGCTTTCAATTCTGCAAGCGATTGCCCTGCATTGATAATCATCTCTTTTGCAGTTTTTGCATCCATATCGATACCCATTTCAGCTAATTTGCCAAGCATAGTTGCATGCAGATCAATAAGTTCTTGTGCGGACTTCGGCCAAAAAGCATTTAGAGAGACAACTATTTTTTTATAGCGAGAATAGGGGAAAACTTGTTCGTGAGGAACCATTGCAATAAATTCTTTTGCATCTTGAATTACTTTTTTTTCGTCTTCTTGCCCGGCAGGCAGATCCCATACCATTGCATTACTTGAACTTGTTGAAGCTATAAGTGCGGCTAAGAAAATTGCATATTTTACTAAATATTTCATCGCTCAACCTTTTATAATTAATTTAACCATATTCTATGTGTAATTAATTATAAATTTTCTTCCCACCAGTAAGCAAGCATTCCGATGAGAAGAATCGCTAGCGCCGCGCCGAGCAAAACTCCTGGGTATGCATGAAATGCTGCTTGTTGTGCGATTGCCAAAATTGTTATTGTTCCAGTGATAATGGGAATGGAATTGCGAATGTGTCTGATGATAACGTAATACAGAGCTGCAGTAGCGCCGCCAACCAGTAAGCTTGGCAGAAGCCATGTGCCAATTGATTCGATCGATAAACCATTAATACAGAAAATAAGAAGCACGATTAGAATGAGCCCAGCAAGCGAGCGTTGTTTCCATTGTGCTGTTACTAGATCAGCAAAGCGGGTGATGAGTAAAAATATTATCGTCGCTGAAACGTATCCGGTGAACATGGTGAGCGCAAATCCTATGCTAGGAATCAGTGAT
It encodes the following:
- the add gene encoding adenosine deaminase, encoding MDSFLAQLPKAELHVHLEGTLAPELMFIIADRNKLKLPYKTVDEVSAAFKFTNYDEFARAYRSLTSIMHTEQDFYDVAYAYAKRVHAQGVLHLEMTFDFDTYLPRAINPGIIVNGIYEAFVDARRDIGITTNMILCLLRHLDEAVALNTLKLSIPYKDKIIAIGLASYEASNPPTKFMKAFNYARELGYRTTAHVGENAGPENIWQTIDLLKADRIDHGVRCIQDEKLVAELIKRRIPLTVCPISNIKTGIFPTIDAHPLKRMLDAGLMVSINSDDPVFFGAELLDNYGMAYNEGGLSREDIIACARNSFVSAFISDDRKNDYLKMLNEAIKTN
- a CDS encoding aldehyde dehydrogenase family protein — translated: MNNYHIVSRSRSFFESGQTRCLCFRLNSLQKLKSALTENKQLLLAALHADLNKSKHETWESEIEICLKEIDFHCNYLTCWAAEKRVKTPVVFFPTASMIIAEPKGVVLIMSPWNFPIALTIMPLVGAISAGNCAILKPSEFSPATSEALAKLISSTFDPGYISVVQADASRAQDLVTLPFDHIFFTGSTRVGKLVMSAAAQNLTPLTLELGGCNPCIVDKEIDIEIAARRIVWAKFYNAGQSCLAPNYLLVDQQIEEPFIHEMKAIMKEWYQDAKYPFARIVNQFHFERLDKLLETQTIVAGGDAQKISLLIEPTLTKTTFVDPIVHEEIFGPVLPIISYNKIDMILEKLKTMPKPLACYFFSKSKRLQNHIINNVCAGSICINDAIVQYANLHLPFGGVGASGFGSYHGKKSFESFTHYKSVMRRSFWFDWQWRYQQ